One segment of Streptomyces sp. NBC_00576 DNA contains the following:
- a CDS encoding ArgE/DapE family deacylase, translated as MTANVSDVEASALTAVDEAAIARILQELLAVPSVTGSAAESELQHVLARHLERMDLDVDLWSMNLPELRAHPRFPGSEAPRTEAWGLVGGTQQQGDGPTLVLQGHVDVVPPGDLAQWEGDPFRPRVGADVVHARGACDMKAGVVAILAALAAIRRAGANLRGQVSAHFVVSEEDGGLGAFGTLERGHTGDACIITEPTSGALMTANAGALTFHIDVPGRATHGSTRYAGMSAIDAYLPIHHALARLEARRNTGADPLMAEYPIPYPLSVGIVRAGDWASSVPDLLVAEGRLGVRLGEDPERARSELEACVAEACSADPWLRSHPATVTWPGGQFASGRLPAGHPLAALVGDACADVTGGPRPFERGAPYGSDLRLYSEAGIPTLQYGPGDVRLAHGPQEQVRVSEIVTVTRALVLATLRAVGTK; from the coding sequence ATGACAGCAAACGTGAGCGATGTGGAGGCGTCCGCGCTGACCGCAGTGGACGAGGCGGCGATCGCCCGGATTCTGCAGGAACTGCTCGCCGTTCCCAGCGTGACGGGGAGTGCCGCGGAGTCCGAGCTGCAGCACGTCCTGGCCCGGCATCTGGAGCGGATGGATCTCGATGTCGACCTGTGGTCCATGAACCTGCCCGAGCTGCGTGCTCATCCCCGCTTCCCGGGCAGCGAGGCCCCGCGCACGGAGGCGTGGGGTCTGGTGGGTGGCACGCAGCAGCAGGGCGACGGGCCGACCCTGGTCCTCCAGGGCCATGTCGACGTCGTGCCTCCCGGGGACCTGGCGCAGTGGGAGGGAGACCCGTTCCGCCCTCGGGTCGGCGCAGACGTGGTCCACGCCCGGGGAGCGTGCGACATGAAGGCCGGCGTCGTGGCGATCCTCGCTGCCCTGGCCGCAATACGGAGAGCGGGCGCGAACCTGCGCGGCCAAGTGTCCGCACACTTCGTCGTCAGCGAGGAGGACGGCGGGCTCGGAGCGTTCGGCACCCTCGAACGCGGCCACACCGGAGACGCCTGCATCATCACGGAACCGACCAGCGGCGCCCTTATGACCGCCAACGCCGGAGCGCTGACTTTCCACATCGACGTACCCGGCCGCGCCACCCACGGCAGCACCCGGTACGCGGGCATGAGCGCCATCGACGCCTACCTGCCCATCCACCACGCGCTCGCCCGTCTGGAAGCCCGCCGTAACACCGGCGCCGACCCCCTGATGGCCGAATACCCCATTCCGTACCCGCTGTCCGTCGGCATCGTCCGGGCCGGCGACTGGGCCAGCAGCGTGCCCGACTTGCTGGTGGCCGAGGGAAGACTGGGTGTCCGGCTGGGCGAGGATCCGGAGCGGGCGCGCAGCGAACTGGAGGCGTGCGTGGCCGAAGCCTGCTCGGCCGACCCGTGGCTGCGCTCTCACCCCGCCACGGTGACGTGGCCCGGAGGCCAGTTCGCCAGCGGCCGGCTGCCGGCCGGGCACCCGCTCGCAGCCCTGGTCGGCGACGCGTGCGCCGACGTCACCGGCGGCCCGCGACCGTTCGAGCGAGGCGCCCCTTACGGCAGTGACCTGCGGTTGTACTCCGAGGCGGGCATCCCCACACTCCAGTACGGCCCCGGCGACGTACGCCTCGCACACGGCCCGCAGGAACAGGTCCGCGTCAGCGAAATCGTCACCGTCACCCGGGCACTGGTGCTCGCCACCCTGCGCGCGGTCGGCACCAAGTAG
- a CDS encoding NAD(P)H-binding protein — MKVFQIGAAGGVGRRLTRLLSARGDSVTGMHRGPAQGETVREAGGHPVIGDLIADSVDGLAQKMQGHDAVVFSAGAHGSGMDKTTLIDGKGLQKAADAAALAGVSRFVLVSVFPDALRGGGGGEGFEHYIKVKKTADVYLTRTALDWLIVRPGTLLDAPGSGRVTAGPAVEYGDVHRDDVAAFITAALHEPALNRVIVELTSGDTPVADAAAQLAAA; from the coding sequence ATGAAGGTGTTCCAGATAGGCGCTGCCGGAGGAGTCGGCCGCCGCCTCACCCGACTCCTTTCCGCACGCGGGGACTCGGTGACCGGCATGCATCGCGGGCCCGCTCAGGGCGAGACCGTGCGGGAGGCCGGTGGGCATCCGGTGATCGGTGATCTCATCGCCGACTCGGTCGACGGCCTCGCACAGAAGATGCAGGGCCATGACGCGGTGGTCTTCTCGGCCGGTGCGCACGGAAGCGGCATGGACAAGACGACCCTCATCGACGGCAAGGGCCTTCAGAAGGCCGCCGACGCGGCTGCGCTCGCCGGTGTGTCGCGGTTCGTCCTCGTCTCGGTGTTCCCCGACGCCCTGCGCGGCGGCGGGGGCGGTGAGGGCTTCGAGCACTACATCAAGGTCAAGAAGACCGCCGACGTGTACCTGACGCGCACGGCTCTCGACTGGTTGATCGTCCGTCCCGGAACCCTCCTGGACGCCCCCGGCAGCGGCCGGGTCACGGCAGGCCCCGCCGTCGAGTACGGCGATGTGCACCGCGACGACGTCGCCGCGTTCATCACCGCCGCCCTCCACGAGCCCGCCCTGAATCGCGTGATCGTCGAGCTCACCTCCGGCGACACCCCCGTCGCCGACGCCGCAGCGCAGCTCGCGGCCGCTTGA
- a CDS encoding VOC family protein, whose product MTVLDSPIPRFHLAMPVDDLAAARRFYGDVLGLEQGRSADTWVDWNLHGHQFVTHLAPERAQRIHNPVDGHDVPVPHFGLILTIPVFQQLAERLRAAGAGFVIEPYVRFAGQKGEQWTMFLLDPAGNALEFKAFADDSQVFAS is encoded by the coding sequence GTGACTGTTCTCGACTCCCCGATCCCCCGGTTCCACCTCGCCATGCCGGTCGACGACCTGGCTGCCGCGCGCCGCTTCTACGGCGACGTACTGGGCCTGGAACAGGGCCGCAGCGCGGACACCTGGGTTGACTGGAATCTGCACGGCCATCAGTTCGTCACGCATCTGGCACCGGAGCGCGCGCAGCGCATACACAACCCGGTCGACGGTCACGACGTCCCGGTACCGCACTTCGGGCTGATCCTGACGATCCCGGTCTTCCAGCAGCTTGCCGAGCGGCTGCGCGCGGCGGGTGCCGGATTCGTCATCGAGCCCTACGTGCGCTTCGCGGGCCAGAAGGGCGAGCAGTGGACGATGTTCCTCCTCGACCCGGCCGGCAACGCGCTGGAGTTCAAGGCGTTCGCCGACGACTCCCAGGTGTTCGCTTCCTGA
- a CDS encoding GntR family transcriptional regulator: MSDQGKVSPARRRGLSDEVADQVRDAIFSGAYAPGAQLREVELSAMMDVSRGPVREALRVLEREGLVHCAWHRGTTVTTLSPEDVAELDSLRGALEDLAVRQVITRASDEDLASLAKAAEVMKHVTDAHEMVRLDIAFHDAVFAVASHQRLADAWDGIRCQVHLFLLTRINISTDGYLGCIPREHHGLVTALRSRDTETALHLFAAHRRHAVDVVTGNADPNRP; the protein is encoded by the coding sequence ATGAGTGATCAGGGCAAAGTGTCCCCGGCCCGTCGCCGTGGCCTGTCGGACGAGGTCGCAGACCAGGTCCGCGATGCCATCTTCAGCGGGGCCTACGCCCCCGGCGCCCAGCTGCGCGAGGTGGAACTGTCCGCCATGATGGACGTCAGCCGCGGTCCCGTACGCGAAGCACTGCGCGTACTGGAGCGCGAGGGACTGGTCCACTGCGCGTGGCACCGTGGGACGACAGTGACCACACTGTCTCCTGAGGATGTCGCGGAGCTCGACAGCCTGCGTGGCGCGCTGGAAGACCTGGCTGTCCGCCAAGTGATCACGCGCGCCTCGGACGAGGACCTCGCATCTCTCGCCAAGGCGGCCGAGGTCATGAAGCATGTAACGGACGCCCACGAGATGGTGCGACTGGATATCGCCTTCCACGACGCCGTCTTCGCCGTCGCCAGCCACCAGCGCCTCGCCGACGCGTGGGACGGCATACGGTGCCAGGTCCACCTGTTTCTGCTGACCCGGATCAACATCAGTACCGACGGCTACCTCGGCTGCATCCCGCGCGAGCACCACGGGCTCGTAACCGCGCTGCGCTCCCGCGACACCGAAACCGCGCTCCACCTCTTCGCCGCACACCGCCGCCACGCCGTCGATGTGGTGACCGGGAACGCCGACCCGAACCGCCCTTGA
- a CDS encoding nSTAND1 domain-containing NTPase, with protein sequence MGRREKPVDPSAGPVQRLAHDLRLLREKAGKPPYREMAERAGYSTTALSQAAAGDQLPTLAVVRAYAASLDADPDEWEARWREADAEFRAPAADERTPYRGLARFEPADSDLFFGREALIRELLDLAHAHRFAAVFGPSGSGKSSLLRAGLVPQLRESEGTGRPAVIRVVTPGERPARTHGQALVPQDGESDTWVIVDQFEELFTLCHDREERDRFLDLLLSAREPGSRLRVVVAVRGDFYGHCAAHRELAEAVSRANLLVGPMNGDELREVITGPATAAGLNVERVLTARIIEEVGDQPGALPMLSHALLETWRRRRGRTLMLTGYEETGGVRGAIAATAEQVYGDLTAPQARTVRRILLRLIAPGGSAFEQGPILPAGVPDTRRPASRAELTGPDTQDVLERLAAARLITLDGDTVELVHEALITSWPRLAGWIEESRERLHVQRLLGEAARAWDGLDRDPGALYRGTRLARSEELFADNAAGAGGKAEEDDLAQLERAFLTASLDARHTERDAGARAARRTRALTVGLSVFLVCALTAGLLAWQRDRASTQEAAKAAARRLATIADSLRSSDPRTASLLGVAAWKLAPLTESRSALLAALVQPERDAFTDPQTGRDARRFLTDRGRTLVSVANSAVNVWSVADHRRTATYQLPSGMEVTAAGADSRFLDLSGPDGDVLWDLAARKPAAELGDTTLMDTSDDGSAYVTGPAGDGGTVRVQRTDGSGPAFSAGVPDGLSMTAVSPDGRLLALCPAGAPPQVWDTVRHLRLTGDWDKADGTVCGTGSGADGGSRLLRFSADGRRLAVAYGTAAAVWDVGGGRTVADFQSGGISGFTQLALSPDGRFLATADDQQIAVWRLANGGTMAFQRPLSGAEVRGLTWDPGKQRVLRHLDGATVHSYDLTDRLGARWQGTEADATALSPDGTSLATVTRSGGGYRFELRSTLPHSRPRSSGGTPMGGVLGRATLGPLPSPDSTTTPLLSFSPDGRSLAIADTTSSQGSLRLRFTLWNVPAHRVRTSFDTSGAADRPLAGLVAGPGGRTLLALREGGVEVWDTARGRRSRILHGMSETALTLRPDGRLLVGYDDEYGNLASGKVTGRALADGREVTALTFSHDGTRLAVGDKTGHVTLWDGDARRRTGVLTGTADTVSRGEPEPVSALAFSADGHTLAVGGTAGTLRLWDTEGQQLLGSDLPTSGDEIRSLSFAGDGGTVYASGPDVPLQALPIAPDQAVRTICERAGGGLTQAQWRSYVPDAPYREVCPVQR encoded by the coding sequence GTGGGCCGACGAGAGAAACCAGTCGACCCCAGTGCCGGTCCGGTCCAGCGTCTCGCGCACGACCTGCGCCTGCTGAGGGAGAAAGCCGGGAAGCCGCCGTACCGGGAGATGGCCGAGCGGGCGGGCTACTCCACAACAGCGCTTTCGCAGGCCGCGGCCGGCGACCAGCTGCCGACTCTGGCTGTGGTGCGCGCATACGCGGCGTCGCTCGACGCCGACCCGGACGAGTGGGAGGCCCGTTGGCGGGAGGCGGACGCCGAGTTCCGTGCCCCCGCGGCCGACGAGCGGACTCCGTACCGTGGGCTGGCCCGCTTCGAACCGGCTGACAGCGACCTGTTCTTCGGCCGAGAGGCACTGATACGCGAACTCCTGGACCTGGCGCACGCGCACCGGTTCGCGGCGGTGTTCGGGCCGTCCGGCAGCGGCAAGTCCTCGCTGCTGAGGGCCGGCCTCGTCCCGCAGCTGCGGGAGAGCGAGGGTACCGGCCGCCCCGCGGTGATCCGCGTGGTCACTCCCGGCGAACGGCCCGCTCGCACACACGGGCAGGCGCTCGTTCCGCAGGACGGCGAGTCGGACACCTGGGTGATCGTCGACCAGTTCGAGGAGCTGTTCACCCTCTGCCACGACCGCGAGGAGCGCGACCGCTTCCTGGACCTGTTGCTCAGCGCGCGTGAGCCGGGCAGCCGCCTGCGCGTGGTGGTCGCGGTGCGCGGCGACTTCTACGGCCATTGCGCCGCCCACCGAGAGCTGGCCGAGGCCGTCAGCCGCGCCAACCTGCTGGTCGGGCCCATGAACGGGGACGAGCTGCGCGAGGTGATCACCGGCCCGGCCACCGCAGCGGGACTGAACGTGGAGCGAGTGCTGACCGCGCGGATCATCGAGGAGGTCGGCGACCAGCCGGGCGCGCTGCCGATGCTCTCGCACGCACTGCTGGAGACGTGGCGCCGTCGCCGGGGCCGGACGCTGATGCTGACCGGCTACGAGGAGACGGGCGGCGTGCGAGGGGCGATCGCCGCCACAGCCGAGCAGGTGTACGGCGACCTGACCGCACCTCAGGCACGGACCGTCCGCCGCATACTGCTGCGGCTGATCGCACCTGGCGGCTCCGCTTTCGAGCAGGGTCCGATCCTGCCCGCGGGCGTCCCCGACACGCGCCGCCCGGCGTCCCGCGCCGAACTGACCGGGCCGGACACGCAGGACGTACTGGAACGTCTTGCCGCCGCCCGCCTGATCACCCTTGACGGCGACACCGTCGAGCTGGTCCACGAGGCACTGATCACGAGCTGGCCCCGGCTGGCCGGCTGGATCGAGGAGAGCCGCGAGCGGCTGCACGTGCAGCGGCTGCTCGGCGAGGCCGCCCGCGCCTGGGACGGGCTGGACCGCGATCCCGGCGCCCTGTACCGGGGCACCCGGCTGGCCCGGTCCGAGGAACTGTTCGCGGACAACGCGGCGGGGGCCGGAGGAAAGGCCGAGGAAGACGACCTGGCCCAGCTGGAGCGGGCGTTTCTCACCGCTTCCCTGGATGCCCGGCACACCGAGCGGGACGCCGGGGCACGCGCCGCCCGTCGTACGCGCGCGCTCACGGTGGGCCTGTCGGTCTTCCTCGTGTGCGCGCTGACGGCCGGCCTGCTCGCCTGGCAACGCGACCGGGCAAGCACACAGGAGGCCGCGAAGGCCGCCGCCCGCCGCCTGGCCACGATCGCCGACAGTCTGCGTTCCAGCGACCCCCGCACCGCCTCCCTGCTCGGCGTCGCGGCCTGGAAGCTCGCTCCGCTGACCGAGTCGCGCTCCGCGCTGCTGGCGGCGCTGGTCCAGCCGGAACGGGACGCCTTCACCGACCCCCAGACAGGCAGAGACGCCCGGCGTTTCCTCACCGACCGCGGCCGGACCCTCGTCAGTGTCGCGAACAGCGCGGTGAATGTGTGGAGCGTCGCCGACCACCGGCGTACCGCGACCTACCAGCTGCCCAGCGGTATGGAGGTGACCGCCGCCGGTGCCGACTCCCGCTTTCTCGATCTCAGCGGGCCGGACGGTGATGTGCTGTGGGACCTCGCTGCCAGGAAACCCGCCGCCGAACTGGGCGACACCACGCTGATGGACACTTCGGACGACGGAAGCGCGTACGTCACCGGCCCGGCGGGCGACGGAGGCACCGTGCGGGTACAGCGGACCGACGGATCCGGGCCCGCCTTCTCAGCCGGTGTCCCGGACGGTCTGTCCATGACGGCCGTCAGCCCGGACGGCCGGCTGCTGGCGCTGTGCCCGGCCGGAGCCCCGCCGCAGGTGTGGGACACCGTCCGGCACCTGCGGCTGACGGGAGACTGGGACAAGGCCGACGGCACCGTCTGCGGCACCGGCTCCGGCGCGGACGGCGGATCCCGCCTCCTGCGGTTCAGCGCGGACGGCCGGCGACTGGCCGTCGCCTACGGTACGGCCGCCGCCGTCTGGGACGTGGGCGGCGGACGCACGGTCGCCGACTTCCAGAGCGGTGGCATCTCCGGGTTCACACAGCTCGCACTCTCCCCCGACGGGCGATTCCTGGCCACGGCCGACGACCAGCAGATCGCCGTGTGGCGACTGGCCAACGGGGGCACCATGGCCTTCCAGCGGCCGTTGTCCGGCGCTGAAGTAAGAGGCCTGACCTGGGATCCGGGCAAGCAACGCGTCCTGCGCCACCTGGACGGCGCCACCGTCCACAGCTACGACCTCACCGACCGCCTCGGCGCTCGATGGCAGGGCACCGAGGCCGACGCGACCGCCCTGAGCCCCGACGGCACGTCGCTGGCCACCGTCACCCGGTCCGGCGGCGGCTACCGGTTCGAGCTGCGCTCCACCCTCCCCCACTCTCGGCCTCGCTCGAGCGGAGGGACCCCGATGGGCGGGGTGCTCGGCCGGGCCACGCTCGGCCCCCTGCCCTCGCCCGACAGCACAACGACCCCGTTGCTGTCCTTCAGTCCGGACGGCCGGTCGCTCGCCATCGCCGACACCACCTCCTCGCAGGGTTCCCTGCGGCTGCGGTTCACCTTGTGGAACGTGCCGGCGCACAGAGTGCGCACGTCGTTCGACACCTCCGGTGCCGCCGACCGCCCCCTGGCCGGTCTCGTCGCGGGTCCCGGGGGGCGGACTCTGCTGGCCCTGCGCGAAGGCGGGGTCGAGGTGTGGGACACCGCACGCGGCCGCAGGTCACGGATCCTGCACGGCATGTCCGAGACCGCCCTGACCCTCCGGCCGGACGGGCGGCTGCTGGTCGGCTACGACGACGAGTACGGGAACCTGGCGTCCGGCAAGGTCACCGGGCGCGCCCTCGCCGACGGCCGGGAGGTCACCGCGCTCACTTTCAGCCACGACGGCACGCGGTTGGCAGTCGGCGACAAGACCGGGCACGTCACCCTCTGGGACGGCGACGCCCGGCGTCGCACGGGCGTGTTGACCGGCACTGCCGACACGGTCTCGCGGGGCGAGCCCGAGCCCGTCAGCGCGCTCGCCTTCTCCGCCGACGGCCACACCCTCGCCGTGGGCGGGACCGCCGGCACGC